The Sinomicrobium kalidii genome contains a region encoding:
- a CDS encoding tail fiber protein yields MKKHWITTSLFMIVIFTVGAQTVDAGYLNPMLGSPDLHKITRFGTSSGHYAGLMWNVNNANYGDGDDFSIFTYTNRDMTIRTGTGNFIVFPSSGGNMGIGTTKPTSKLHVKGDFYLLGNDSYENGWKKTHFYWSGHSLIMGSKEGVYSHNKIELKPGGASRGELYSSIELYQAITTGQHEKRISLSSHYSKPTYFNAGNVGIGTTSPDAKLTVKGKIHTQEVKVDLAGAVAPDYVFKEGYDLRSLEEVQAHIKEKGHLPNIPSAGEMEEEGINLKEMNLKLLEKVEELTLYTIQQEEKLQHKEEKINNLEGRVKTLEQLITNKKQ; encoded by the coding sequence ATGAAAAAGCACTGGATAACCACTTCCCTCTTTATGATCGTGATATTTACAGTCGGGGCTCAGACTGTAGATGCCGGATATTTAAATCCTATGTTAGGTAGTCCGGACTTGCATAAGATTACCCGGTTCGGCACATCCTCCGGACATTATGCCGGGTTGATGTGGAATGTCAATAATGCCAACTATGGAGATGGTGACGATTTTTCCATTTTCACCTATACCAACCGGGATATGACTATTAGAACGGGTACCGGAAACTTTATCGTATTTCCGAGTTCGGGAGGAAATATGGGGATAGGGACTACTAAGCCAACCTCTAAACTGCATGTAAAAGGTGATTTTTATCTTCTTGGAAATGATAGTTATGAAAATGGCTGGAAAAAAACACATTTTTACTGGAGCGGACATTCACTGATTATGGGATCCAAGGAAGGCGTTTATTCACATAATAAAATAGAGTTAAAACCCGGAGGGGCAAGCAGGGGAGAATTGTATTCATCTATAGAACTTTATCAGGCGATTACTACAGGGCAACATGAAAAACGAATATCATTGTCTTCGCACTACTCCAAACCAACGTATTTCAACGCAGGTAATGTCGGGATAGGGACGACATCCCCCGATGCCAAACTTACCGTAAAAGGGAAGATCCACACACAGGAAGTCAAGGTAGATCTGGCAGGTGCCGTAGCCCCGGACTATGTATTTAAGGAAGGTTATGATCTGCGTTCCCTGGAAGAAGTACAGGCCCATATAAAAGAAAAAGGACATCTGCCAAATATTCCTTCGGCCGGTGAAATGGAAGAAGAGGGGATTAACCTTAAAGAGATGAACCTGAAATTGTTGGAGAAGGTAGAGGAACTGACATTGTACACTATACAACAGGAAGAAAAACTCCAGCACAAGGAAGAAAAGATAAACAATTTAGAAGGTCGAGTTAAAACATTAGAACAGTTAATTACAAACAAAAAACAATAA
- a CDS encoding contact-dependent growth inhibition system immunity protein has translation MIKRADIIKFNKDNKFVLHPINTLEGGGGIASSPYVIDNDLTYIEIAEKLLTVLNCSKVGVPQPLDWSFFRKEHLKAMRIKSMKILHEDSLNVGVFTKDGNYHISPTVNKGPRQGFQGAVKDRIVIPLSSSVEELASALEEAFKKSS, from the coding sequence ATGATAAAAAGAGCGGACATTATAAAGTTTAATAAGGATAATAAATTTGTCTTACATCCTATAAACACTTTAGAAGGAGGAGGAGGGATTGCTTCTTCTCCCTATGTCATTGATAATGATTTGACATACATAGAAATAGCTGAAAAATTATTGACTGTACTAAATTGTAGTAAGGTTGGCGTACCCCAACCTTTAGATTGGAGTTTTTTTCGTAAAGAACATTTAAAGGCAATGAGAATAAAATCTATGAAGATACTACATGAAGACAGTTTGAATGTAGGTGTTTTCACAAAAGATGGTAATTACCATATCTCCCCTACGGTTAACAAAGGTCCCCGTCAGGGTTTTCAAGGAGCTGTAAAAGACCGTATAGTAATCCCGTTAAGTTCGAGTGTCGAAGAACTGGCATCAGCCCTGGAAGAAGCTTTTAAAAAGAGTAGTTAG
- a CDS encoding DUF6443 domain-containing protein: MQKGIFVFVLLLIGLQTEAQTYQISGPSTVNNGTTHSYVISPDGSNFPTDDITNTTWHIEGGTIQSSNDIVANVVWNGQKYNSSIRAEFMVNGQGPYLAFLQVIVNGAPPSPPPNPTISSTGCEEVVLQRVGTPPNGVTWYWQGKDSNGTSTNKGADTNFIANEGSGTYYIRARAGTNWSSTSGSVYVEIPDNAPAPPSVPSVTNNCDHTVLTRGTPPNGVTWYWQSSANGTSTSNAEISITRTTGTVYYLRGQHDASGCWGMARTVNYTVSGKETWYADSDNDGFGDPNNSLESCSQPDGYIDNANDQCPDVPGPDNGCPTEEYSPVVLSNENYVYARLYQKKMSSPDGITYNRDVMEQVTYYDGLGRPKQKVAIRQSPWGMQDIVTHIGYNGFARQEKEYLSFIPTDINQGAFRSEAEQLTQRYYHSHYSGDFSDMAEHEVNAYAQKQFEPSPLNRVEKQAAPGKDWKLGSGHEIEFDYETNTATEVRLFEVTFVNGNTERPQLVVIGNNYHSAGQLHKIITRDENHNGTTKDHTTEEFKDKLGRMVLRRTYNEGTAHDTYYVYDNFGNLTYVIPPKVDTSDGVSTAELNELCYQYRYDKRNRLIEKKVPGKGWEFMVYNALDQPVMTQDMRLRNENKWLFTKYDVFDRVVYTGQTNHGQSREELQEIFDNTARYYESRIRSSAEAPTVIAGTDVYYTNISPPTGIARVYTINYYDDYEFDLAGLTVPSTVLGQTVDTRTKTLATGSKTRVLGTNHWITTITGYDKKGRVIYTATKNPYLNTTDIVEHKLDFAGKVLETRTTHTRGSNAPIVTTDKFEYDHAGRLVRQLQCINGDCGGDTTGENPVFDDAITETQHEIASNSITLKPGFHFKATSSISFSASISPAGELIAENVYDDLGQLEQKKVGNTQSKPLQTINYTYNVRGWLKAINNPDAALGEQLFAFGIRYNDPAYNPADRALYNGNISETYWRTANDDQRRNYRYTYDALNRITGATNTGAGEYTRYELKNVAYDKNGNITDLTRNGWQNSSNYDNMDVLEYRYNSTNKLLKVIDTGNKSYGFKDGSNTNNDYTYDANGNLESDANKGITNITYNHLNLPTRISFGANRIDYIYDASGIKLKKAVTEGSSVTNTEYAGKYIYENSQLQFFSHPEGYVTKENNKYKYVYQYKDHLGNVRLTYSDQNSDGVVGTSEILQENNYYPFGALQKGYNNVIRGTENNYQQYQGQELDESLSLGWHHFKYRTYDALIGRFLQIDPLATTYVYNSTYAFAENNVTSGIDLEGKELSFELDGNRATGVSGPRTDTYTLQEARSIVQKQTAARDATMSLLASKSAGASRSHGEINYPTSHPDRAKFVYPQSGLRLAETVGVGAKEAVTDVFLGGAVAMGLKALRGAKSVWGLNRFARGRVIEEMLGANKNWAKNFPGIDKIEDGVATSIKSMDLMGKSYQEGNRVFNTLKGYIDKLDNFGGRTRWGGTVIEEGTDYSSKALELAVQTGKGTDAQWDQINRAVQYALDRDINVTIRFID, translated from the coding sequence ATGCAAAAAGGAATATTCGTATTTGTTTTATTGCTTATAGGCTTGCAAACAGAAGCACAAACCTATCAGATATCAGGCCCGTCCACGGTCAATAACGGAACAACGCATTCCTATGTTATATCCCCAGACGGTAGTAATTTTCCGACAGACGACATCACTAACACCACCTGGCATATTGAAGGCGGGACCATTCAATCTTCAAATGATATTGTTGCTAATGTCGTCTGGAACGGGCAAAAGTATAACAGCTCCATACGAGCCGAGTTCATGGTCAATGGTCAGGGGCCATACCTGGCATTTTTACAAGTTATTGTAAACGGAGCCCCTCCTTCTCCACCTCCCAACCCCACCATAAGTAGTACAGGTTGTGAGGAAGTTGTTTTGCAGCGTGTGGGAACACCTCCCAATGGAGTTACCTGGTACTGGCAGGGCAAGGATTCTAACGGAACCAGTACGAATAAAGGGGCTGACACAAATTTTATTGCTAACGAAGGTAGTGGTACCTATTACATACGGGCCCGCGCCGGTACAAACTGGAGTAGCACTTCAGGTTCCGTTTATGTGGAAATCCCCGATAATGCGCCAGCCCCTCCTTCTGTTCCATCAGTTACGAATAATTGTGATCATACGGTATTGACCCGGGGAACACCTCCCAATGGGGTGACCTGGTATTGGCAGAGTAGTGCCAACGGTACGAGTACTTCCAATGCTGAAATCAGTATTACCCGAACTACAGGTACCGTATACTACCTTAGAGGACAGCATGATGCTTCCGGATGCTGGGGCATGGCAAGAACGGTAAATTATACGGTTTCAGGAAAGGAAACCTGGTATGCGGATTCGGATAATGACGGTTTTGGTGATCCGAACAACAGCTTGGAATCCTGTTCCCAACCTGATGGCTATATAGATAATGCGAATGACCAGTGCCCTGATGTACCCGGACCGGATAATGGGTGCCCGACAGAAGAATACAGTCCTGTTGTCCTTAGTAATGAAAATTATGTTTATGCCCGGCTATATCAAAAAAAGATGAGTAGTCCCGATGGTATAACTTATAATCGTGATGTAATGGAACAGGTAACCTATTACGACGGATTGGGCAGACCTAAGCAAAAAGTGGCCATACGGCAATCTCCGTGGGGTATGCAGGATATTGTAACTCATATAGGCTATAACGGATTTGCACGCCAGGAAAAGGAATACTTGTCTTTTATCCCTACAGACATTAACCAGGGGGCCTTTCGTAGTGAGGCAGAACAATTAACCCAGCGGTATTACCATTCTCATTATTCCGGCGATTTTAGTGACATGGCCGAACATGAGGTTAATGCCTATGCCCAGAAACAATTTGAACCTTCACCGCTAAACCGGGTGGAAAAACAGGCTGCTCCGGGTAAAGACTGGAAACTGGGCAGTGGTCATGAGATCGAATTTGATTATGAAACCAATACGGCTACGGAGGTGCGTTTGTTCGAAGTGACTTTTGTCAATGGCAATACGGAGCGGCCCCAACTGGTTGTTATAGGCAACAATTATCACAGTGCCGGGCAATTACATAAAATTATAACAAGAGACGAAAACCATAATGGTACCACAAAAGATCATACCACCGAAGAGTTTAAAGACAAACTGGGGAGAATGGTTTTAAGACGTACCTATAACGAGGGAACCGCCCATGACACCTACTACGTATATGATAATTTCGGGAACCTGACCTATGTTATCCCGCCTAAAGTTGATACGTCGGATGGGGTATCTACTGCGGAACTCAATGAATTGTGCTACCAGTACAGGTATGATAAACGTAATCGGCTTATAGAGAAAAAAGTTCCGGGGAAAGGATGGGAATTCATGGTTTATAATGCACTTGACCAACCTGTAATGACACAGGATATGCGGTTAAGGAATGAAAATAAATGGCTGTTTACTAAATATGACGTTTTTGACAGGGTGGTATATACCGGCCAAACCAATCATGGGCAAAGTAGAGAAGAGCTTCAGGAAATTTTTGATAATACGGCAAGGTATTACGAAAGCAGGATACGATCCTCTGCAGAAGCCCCTACTGTCATAGCAGGGACAGATGTATATTATACCAACATAAGCCCTCCTACGGGAATAGCCCGGGTATATACCATTAATTACTATGACGATTATGAATTTGACCTCGCCGGACTAACTGTTCCCTCAACAGTATTGGGGCAAACAGTGGATACAAGGACCAAGACTTTAGCCACAGGGAGTAAAACCCGGGTGTTGGGTACCAATCATTGGATCACCACCATCACCGGTTATGATAAAAAGGGCAGGGTGATCTATACCGCTACCAAAAACCCTTACTTGAATACCACGGATATTGTGGAACACAAACTGGATTTTGCAGGCAAGGTATTGGAGACCAGAACCACCCATACCAGGGGCAGCAATGCTCCCATAGTAACTACAGACAAGTTTGAATACGACCATGCCGGGCGGCTGGTGAGGCAGTTACAGTGTATCAACGGGGACTGCGGGGGAGATACCACAGGGGAGAACCCGGTCTTTGATGATGCCATTACAGAAACACAACATGAGATAGCCAGTAATTCTATTACCTTAAAACCCGGCTTTCACTTTAAAGCTACCAGCAGTATAAGCTTTAGTGCTTCGATCAGCCCGGCAGGGGAACTTATCGCCGAAAATGTGTATGACGACCTGGGGCAACTGGAGCAGAAAAAGGTAGGGAATACCCAAAGCAAGCCTCTACAAACAATAAACTACACCTATAATGTACGGGGCTGGTTGAAAGCGATCAATAACCCGGATGCGGCATTGGGAGAGCAATTATTTGCCTTTGGTATCCGGTATAACGATCCTGCCTATAACCCTGCCGACCGGGCCTTGTACAACGGCAATATCTCGGAGACCTATTGGCGGACGGCCAATGACGACCAAAGAAGAAATTACCGCTACACCTATGATGCCCTGAACCGTATTACAGGAGCAACGAATACCGGAGCAGGAGAATACACCAGGTACGAGCTAAAGAATGTAGCCTATGACAAGAATGGCAATATTACCGATCTGACCCGCAATGGCTGGCAGAACAGCAGTAATTACGACAATATGGATGTATTGGAGTATCGTTACAATTCTACCAACAAGTTGCTAAAGGTCATAGATACGGGAAACAAAAGTTATGGCTTTAAGGATGGTTCTAATACGAATAACGATTATACCTATGATGCCAATGGTAACCTGGAAAGTGATGCCAATAAAGGAATAACAAACATCACTTATAACCATTTGAATCTTCCCACCCGGATTAGCTTTGGAGCCAACAGAATTGATTATATTTACGATGCCTCGGGGATCAAGTTAAAGAAGGCGGTTACTGAGGGAAGTTCTGTGACAAATACGGAGTATGCAGGGAAGTACATCTATGAAAATAGCCAACTCCAGTTCTTTAGTCATCCGGAAGGGTATGTAACGAAGGAAAACAACAAGTACAAGTACGTATACCAGTATAAGGACCACTTAGGGAACGTGCGGCTTACCTACTCCGACCAGAACAGTGACGGGGTTGTAGGAACTTCGGAGATTTTACAGGAAAATAACTACTATCCCTTCGGAGCGCTTCAAAAAGGATATAACAATGTTATTAGGGGTACAGAGAACAATTACCAACAGTACCAGGGCCAGGAACTGGACGAGAGTTTAAGTTTAGGCTGGCATCATTTTAAATACCGTACCTATGATGCGCTTATTGGCCGATTTTTACAGATCGACCCGCTGGCCACAACATATGTCTATAACTCTACCTATGCCTTTGCGGAGAACAATGTAACCAGTGGTATTGACCTGGAAGGGAAAGAGTTGTCTTTTGAACTGGACGGTAATAGGGCTACCGGAGTATCTGGGCCAAGAACTGATACATACACGCTTCAGGAAGCAAGAAGCATTGTTCAAAAACAGACGGCTGCCCGCGATGCTACTATGAGCCTTTTGGCCTCCAAATCGGCAGGGGCATCCCGTAGCCACGGGGAAATAAATTATCCGACTTCTCACCCGGACAGGGCTAAATTTGTATATCCGCAATCCGGGCTAAGACTGGCAGAGACCGTAGGCGTAGGCGCTAAAGAAGCTGTTACCGATGTATTTTTAGGTGGAGCGGTAGCTATGGGACTTAAAGCATTAAGGGGAGCCAAGTCCGTCTGGGGGTTGAATAGGTTTGCTCGGGGAAGAGTGATAGAAGAAATGCTGGGAGCTAACAAAAACTGGGCGAAGAACTTTCCGGGAATAGATAAGATAGAGGACGGTGTGGCCACCAGCATAAAGAGTATGGATTTAATGGGCAAGTCCTACCAGGAAGGCAACAGGGTCTTTAACACACTTAAGGGGTATATCGATAAGTTGGACAATTTTGGGGGAAGAACTCGCTGGGGAGGAACAGTTATAGAAGAAGGAACTGATTATTCGAGTAAAGCATTGGAATTAGCTGTGCAGACAGGAAAAGGGACAGATGCCCAGTGGGACCAGATTAATCGGGCCGTCCAGTATGCTTTGGATAGAGATATTAATGTAACCATCAGATTTATTGATTAA
- a CDS encoding OmpH family outer membrane protein: MKKLLFPVSVLALVISVFSLGWSVFSKPDLVYVDVNKLMEGYKRSKVEREKFNRKATALKANVDSLATDWQKELKKYEKERASMSKKELELQQELLASKQQQVNNYQQAIQRQIREEDQKMTQTVINDINDYVKEYGKKKGYRIIFGASGGGNIMYAADAADLTEEVLDGLNAEYGR; encoded by the coding sequence ATGAAAAAATTACTATTCCCTGTTTCCGTTTTAGCACTTGTTATCAGTGTATTTTCGTTAGGATGGTCTGTGTTTTCCAAACCGGACCTTGTTTATGTCGATGTAAACAAACTGATGGAAGGCTATAAGCGTTCCAAGGTGGAGCGCGAAAAATTCAACCGGAAGGCAACAGCCCTGAAAGCCAATGTAGACAGCCTGGCGACCGACTGGCAGAAGGAACTGAAAAAATACGAGAAAGAACGGGCTTCCATGAGTAAGAAGGAACTGGAACTACAACAGGAACTCCTGGCCAGCAAACAGCAGCAGGTCAATAATTACCAGCAGGCCATTCAACGGCAAATCCGGGAAGAAGACCAGAAGATGACACAAACAGTCATTAACGATATCAATGATTACGTGAAGGAATACGGTAAGAAAAAAGGATATCGTATTATTTTCGGGGCCAGCGGTGGCGGAAACATCATGTATGCAGCAGATGCGGCAGACCTTACCGAAGAAGTTCTGGACGGACTAAATGCGGAATATGGCAGGTAG